From a region of the Spelaeicoccus albus genome:
- a CDS encoding helix-turn-helix domain-containing protein, whose protein sequence is MRRSSGAVPDGRAADGVPLSRLVDALGERLIHRRFTVDSDPFVTSVAIAEPGDRLERADGVLVLLVGVRGRDAAPAITALADAGPAAIAVKGTPGELARLDVAAADSRTALLGVHPDLPWHRLEALAADLVGAAPASDAPSIDLFTLAETVARICGGPVSIEDAGSAVLAYSSSGDEVDDLRRLSILGRQGPRAYLDRLAALGVYDSLRSGQAIVHVAEHPELGIKARTAVGVRHSGTYLGTVWVQGTPAPGSEPAMLGAVRLIGALMAAGWTGRAASSLVYDDALADALDGGDVDLARIAGVPPASRLLIGVIEAVPDGVEWGSAGLVRSAAINELAVRAASSRKTVMLTERDGQIVIGLVKAGDGDTEWMAGAVRAVAAHLRRAFAARVVAGIGGIRPVGEVLQSYALAVSALALPDDGDPVRDSLARSSEILLARLLGRLRADPEFTHPGIDELVRADPDAAESVLDFLRMGGFAAAAEHRGVHVNTVRHRVRRAAAITGLDVTGDDKLIVELLLRAALARRDEDA, encoded by the coding sequence GTGAGGCGCTCTTCCGGGGCCGTGCCGGATGGCCGGGCCGCGGACGGCGTCCCGCTCAGTCGGCTCGTCGACGCACTGGGGGAGCGGCTCATCCACCGCCGGTTCACCGTCGACTCGGATCCGTTCGTCACGTCCGTGGCGATTGCCGAACCCGGCGACCGGCTGGAGCGCGCGGACGGCGTGCTGGTCCTGCTGGTCGGCGTCCGGGGACGGGACGCCGCACCGGCCATCACAGCCTTGGCGGACGCCGGACCGGCCGCGATAGCCGTCAAGGGTACGCCCGGCGAGCTGGCACGCCTCGACGTCGCCGCGGCGGACTCCCGAACCGCCCTGCTCGGCGTCCACCCGGACCTGCCGTGGCACCGTCTCGAGGCGTTGGCCGCGGATCTCGTCGGCGCCGCGCCGGCCTCGGACGCCCCGAGCATCGACCTGTTCACGCTTGCCGAGACCGTTGCGCGGATCTGCGGCGGACCGGTGAGCATCGAAGATGCCGGTTCGGCGGTCCTGGCGTACTCGAGCTCCGGCGACGAAGTCGACGACTTGAGACGTTTGTCGATCCTCGGGCGGCAAGGTCCGCGCGCCTACCTCGACCGGCTGGCGGCACTCGGCGTGTACGACAGTCTCCGATCCGGCCAGGCAATCGTGCACGTGGCCGAGCACCCGGAATTGGGCATCAAGGCCCGCACCGCGGTGGGCGTGCGGCACTCGGGCACCTATCTGGGGACCGTGTGGGTGCAGGGGACGCCGGCACCGGGATCCGAACCGGCAATGCTCGGCGCGGTGCGGCTCATCGGCGCGTTGATGGCAGCCGGCTGGACCGGACGAGCGGCGTCGTCGTTGGTATACGACGATGCCTTGGCCGACGCGCTGGACGGCGGTGACGTCGACCTGGCACGGATCGCCGGCGTCCCCCCGGCTTCGCGGCTGCTCATCGGCGTCATCGAGGCGGTCCCGGACGGCGTCGAATGGGGAAGCGCCGGCCTGGTACGCTCGGCAGCGATCAACGAGCTGGCCGTCCGGGCCGCCTCGTCCCGTAAGACGGTCATGCTCACGGAGCGGGATGGACAAATCGTCATCGGCCTGGTGAAGGCCGGCGACGGCGACACCGAGTGGATGGCCGGGGCCGTCCGGGCCGTAGCCGCGCACCTGCGCCGCGCGTTTGCCGCCCGCGTTGTTGCCGGCATCGGCGGCATCCGACCGGTCGGGGAGGTGCTGCAGTCGTATGCGCTGGCCGTCTCGGCGCTGGCGCTGCCGGACGACGGCGATCCGGTGCGGGACTCACTGGCCCGCTCAAGTGAAATCCTGCTGGCGCGTTTACTGGGCCGGCTGCGCGCCGACCCGGAATTCACCCATCCGGGTATCGACGAGTTGGTCCGGGCCGACCCGGACGCGGCCGAGTCGGTGCTGGACTTTCTCCGGATGGGCGGGTTTGCGGCGGCCGCCGAGCATCGAGGCGTGCACGTGAACACCGTGCGCCATCGCGTCCGCCGTGCGGCCGCCATCACCGGCCTGGACGTGACGGGCGACGACAAGCTCATCGTGGAACTGCTGCTGCGCGCCGCCCTTGCGAGGCGCGACGAGGACGCCTAG
- a CDS encoding YihY/virulence factor BrkB family protein, with amino-acid sequence MPSTDLTADLDTAPPQTRPPAVDLAALTLRANRVNADPGASPLKKRMATIETWLPVRAYRHYSGCRGNQFAASIGYFGLFSVFAMLAVAISVFGFVLRDNPDLRQRVFDEIGKSLPGLGDSGMLSQKNGMNTSGLTLGVVIGGVSLLLTATGWMNALSQGIRAVALRPVAGGNALLGKVYQIVVMVVLGIVVLLSAASSFVTGFAKSALQTLGIDSAWANAGVVVLSLAIALALDTLVAYALFRFVGRLRVLNRLAWEGALIAGIGFSVIKYFGSALLGKATSNPLLASGATLVGLLIWFNLLGRVILLAASWTTLRFSDGHVFERARELAEQELNDGRGPLPGRKGAHRAATATGVLIGAGGVLGGAAAVRACRRALAVFRRDGP; translated from the coding sequence ATGCCCTCGACCGACCTGACCGCAGACCTGGATACCGCCCCTCCCCAGACCCGGCCGCCGGCCGTCGACCTGGCCGCGCTCACCCTGCGCGCCAATCGCGTCAACGCCGACCCGGGGGCGAGCCCGCTGAAGAAGCGCATGGCGACTATCGAAACTTGGCTGCCCGTGCGGGCCTACCGGCATTATTCGGGATGCCGCGGCAACCAATTCGCCGCATCGATCGGCTATTTCGGCCTGTTCTCCGTCTTTGCCATGCTCGCAGTGGCAATCAGCGTGTTCGGGTTCGTGCTGCGCGACAATCCGGACCTGCGCCAGCGCGTGTTCGACGAGATCGGCAAATCCCTGCCCGGCCTCGGCGACTCGGGAATGCTTTCGCAAAAGAACGGCATGAACACGTCCGGCCTGACCTTGGGCGTCGTCATCGGCGGCGTGTCGCTGCTGCTGACGGCAACCGGGTGGATGAACGCACTCAGCCAAGGCATCCGCGCCGTCGCGCTCCGCCCGGTCGCCGGCGGCAACGCGTTGCTGGGCAAGGTGTATCAGATAGTCGTCATGGTCGTGCTCGGCATCGTCGTCCTGCTTTCCGCGGCCTCGTCGTTCGTGACGGGGTTCGCCAAGTCGGCGTTGCAAACGCTCGGTATTGACTCGGCGTGGGCCAACGCCGGGGTGGTGGTGCTGTCGCTGGCAATCGCCCTGGCCCTCGACACGCTCGTGGCGTATGCCTTGTTCCGGTTCGTCGGCCGGCTGCGGGTCCTGAACAGATTGGCCTGGGAAGGCGCGCTGATCGCCGGGATCGGGTTCAGCGTGATCAAATATTTCGGGTCGGCGCTGCTCGGCAAGGCCACCTCGAATCCGCTGCTGGCCTCCGGAGCGACGTTGGTGGGCCTGTTGATCTGGTTCAACCTGCTCGGCCGTGTGATCCTCTTGGCAGCCTCCTGGACGACGTTGCGCTTTTCCGACGGCCACGTGTTCGAAAGGGCGCGTGAGCTGGCGGAGCAAGAACTGAACGACGGCCGCGGCCCGCTGCCCGGCCGCAAGGGAGCACACCGGGCCGCAACGGCCACCGGTGTGCTGATCGGAGCCGGGGGCGTGCTCGGCGGCGCCGCAGCGGTGCGGGCGTGTCGCCGTGCGCTGGCCGTCTTCCGGCGTGACGGTCCGTGA
- a CDS encoding 2'-5' RNA ligase family protein produces the protein MTATRTLGVALHIPKPYGGRLQEWRRSFGDPQADSIPTHVTLLPPTPVAEADWNPVMDMLAAIADNYSPFIVGLRGTGTFRPVSPVVFVAMARGIADCQTLSTAIRTGPLDIELSFPYHPHVTVAHNLTDEQLDVAEASLSDYELTFMAHGFGAYRHDDDGQWRLTRSFDFGP, from the coding sequence ATGACCGCAACACGCACGCTCGGCGTTGCGCTGCACATTCCCAAGCCCTATGGCGGGCGATTACAGGAATGGCGTCGATCATTCGGCGATCCGCAGGCTGACAGTATTCCCACGCACGTCACCCTGTTGCCGCCCACACCCGTGGCCGAAGCCGACTGGAATCCGGTGATGGACATGCTGGCGGCGATCGCGGACAACTATTCGCCGTTCATCGTGGGGCTGCGCGGGACCGGAACCTTCCGCCCGGTATCGCCAGTGGTGTTCGTCGCGATGGCCCGCGGAATCGCCGACTGTCAAACCTTGTCGACCGCCATCCGGACCGGGCCGCTCGACATCGAACTGTCGTTCCCGTACCACCCGCACGTGACGGTCGCCCACAATCTGACCGATGAACAGCTTGACGTGGCCGAGGCGTCGTTGTCCGACTACGAATTGACGTTCATGGCGCACGGATTCGGCGCGTACCGGCACGACGACGACGGCCAGTGGCGGTTGACCCGCAGCTTCGACTTCGGGCCCTAA
- a CDS encoding PfkB family carbohydrate kinase codes for MTRRALAIGDALIDEVRTDTVVGRHPGGAALNLAVGMSILGLPTTLAGIVGDDADGRTLGSFLEGHGTGLIATRGPHGTGIAVSDRTESEPRYEFNAAVRERAFYFGNELRDAAAHAGVVAVNCFPLDNADQASQLADLLGRTRGLVAVDPNPRPVLMTDVPAFRRGFEKIAALADIVKFSDEDAALMYGRDAGDVAAGVLESGRTQAVLLTEGRAGGRIVLPGGVEFTSPIATLPGPIVDTMGAGDATLASVLAGVMRGAVDERRPLAGRDWQSLLDDAMRVAAATCRHMGATLRTP; via the coding sequence ATGACCAGGAGAGCGTTGGCGATCGGGGACGCGCTGATTGACGAAGTACGCACCGACACGGTCGTTGGCCGGCATCCGGGCGGCGCTGCCCTCAACCTGGCCGTCGGCATGAGCATCCTCGGCCTGCCCACGACACTGGCCGGGATCGTCGGCGACGATGCCGACGGCCGCACGCTCGGCAGCTTCCTGGAGGGGCACGGCACCGGCCTGATCGCCACTCGCGGCCCCCACGGCACCGGTATCGCCGTCTCCGACCGCACCGAGAGCGAACCGCGCTACGAATTCAACGCCGCGGTGCGCGAGCGCGCGTTCTACTTCGGAAATGAGCTGCGTGACGCCGCCGCGCACGCCGGCGTCGTGGCCGTCAACTGTTTCCCGCTGGACAACGCCGACCAGGCAAGCCAGTTGGCGGATCTTCTCGGCCGGACACGCGGACTTGTCGCAGTTGACCCGAACCCCAGACCCGTGCTGATGACGGATGTGCCGGCCTTCCGTCGCGGGTTTGAAAAGATCGCGGCCCTGGCCGATATCGTCAAATTCAGCGACGAGGACGCCGCATTGATGTACGGACGTGATGCCGGCGACGTCGCTGCCGGCGTGCTGGAATCGGGGCGGACGCAGGCAGTTCTGCTGACCGAAGGCCGCGCCGGAGGACGGATCGTGCTGCCCGGCGGGGTCGAGTTCACCAGTCCGATCGCGACGCTGCCCGGCCCGATCGTCGACACCATGGGCGCGGGCGACGCAACACTTGCCTCGGTCCTTGCCGGTGTCATGCGCGGCGCCGTCGACGAACGGCGTCCGCTGGCGGGCCGGGACTGGCAATCGCTGCTTGACGACGCCATGAGAGTTGCGGCCGCCACCTGCCGGCACATGGGCGCAACGCTCCGGACGCCGTGA
- a CDS encoding exodeoxyribonuclease III, with product MLRIASVNVNGVRASWRKGMPAWIDRRDPDILALQEVRAPDEIAHELLEGAGFHVAHTAAEAKGRAGVALASKKAMEESRIGIGDSYFDTSGRWVESDFRIGDKNLTVVSAYVHSGEAGTEKQDDKYRFLDALTVRLGQLRSAGGYALVVGDLNVGHTKLDIKNWKGNTKKAGFLPEERAYFDKFFGELGWVDVARRHAGQVDGPYTWWSMRGQAFDNDTGWRIDYQMATPELAELAVDVSVDRAPSYAERWSDHAPLIVDYDL from the coding sequence ATGCTGCGAATCGCCTCCGTCAACGTCAACGGCGTCCGAGCCTCCTGGAGAAAGGGGATGCCGGCATGGATCGATCGACGCGATCCCGACATCCTCGCACTGCAAGAGGTGCGCGCGCCCGATGAGATTGCTCACGAGCTGCTCGAAGGTGCCGGATTCCACGTGGCGCATACGGCCGCCGAGGCCAAGGGCCGGGCCGGCGTGGCACTTGCATCAAAAAAAGCGATGGAAGAAAGCCGGATCGGAATCGGCGACTCGTACTTCGACACGTCCGGGCGATGGGTCGAATCCGATTTCCGCATCGGTGACAAGAATCTGACGGTCGTCAGCGCCTATGTGCATTCGGGCGAGGCCGGCACCGAGAAGCAGGACGACAAGTACCGGTTCCTCGATGCCCTGACGGTGCGCCTCGGGCAGCTGCGCTCGGCCGGCGGATACGCGCTGGTGGTCGGCGATCTGAACGTCGGCCACACCAAGCTCGACATCAAGAACTGGAAGGGCAACACCAAGAAGGCGGGATTCTTACCGGAAGAACGCGCCTACTTCGACAAGTTCTTCGGCGAACTGGGCTGGGTCGACGTGGCCAGGCGGCACGCCGGCCAGGTCGACGGCCCGTACACGTGGTGGTCGATGCGCGGTCAGGCATTCGACAACGACACCGGCTGGCGCATCGACTACCAAATGGCCACTCCGGAACTCGCCGAGCTGGCCGTCGACGTGTCCGTGGACCGTGCGCCGTCGTACGCCGAACGCTGGAGCGACCATGCGCCGCTGATAGTCGACTACGATCTGTGA